The following proteins are co-located in the Diorhabda carinulata isolate Delta chromosome 4, icDioCari1.1, whole genome shotgun sequence genome:
- the LOC130893313 gene encoding protein CREBRF homolog isoform X6, whose product MSDFSKDFFIDPGITIKQEPQFNDNTTINMSASVPIPSRRDINDYRDFNPDFENSQSPLYSDVGLNTQLQTPGVYDGSAWSLSRLISNDEMLKSEAFIHMDEDDIFQVDKADLIQGPTLAELNANDENFLGDLNFDDLLLPEENTYIILEKGIPYHRDLDLPSSVPTSNFDNYKYKTPVSALSPESQNSSNSSLVHSLSSPSNVSNFPKKHSTLQELLVSKDPYGSPEHSILGQSFPERRTLVPVHNRLGRTTNSRLSSSAPTHLGLEQIWQRREPRKHLLSTSSLVEAGSTSSLSTGGLLSPDPPDLSQDEESDEDSDAHYEDFSSENDSDEDDDRQLKHSNKRERYFWQYNVQAKGPKGQRLVMKSKMEDPHRLHEVTDPVFSPDCSVRGIKHSGKARKGDGNDLTPNARKLYVIGRELEKLGKIINDMTPVSELPFNVRPTSRKEKNKLASRACRLKKKAQHEANKIKLNGLEYEHKRLINSISQAKLILSAKLAENTQERQEELTANVEKYLRNIAKVKIAGHTTEYVNKVLDKFKGNAQPITFTEDL is encoded by the exons ATGAGTGATTTCAGCAAGGATTTTTTCATTGATCCCGGTATAACTATAAAGCAAGAACCACAGTTCAATGATAATACAACTATAAATATGTCGGCTAGTGTTCCTATACCGTCAAGAAGAGATATTAATGACTACAGAGATTTTAATCCCGATTTTGAAAACTCACAATCACCTTTATATTCTGATGTGGGATTAAATACTCAATTACAAACTCCTGGCGTATATGACGGTAGTGCTTGGTCTTTGAGTAGATTAATTAGCAATGATGAGATGCTTAAATCAGAAGCTTTTATACATATGGATGAAGATGATATCTTCCAAGTGGATAAGGCTGATTTAATCCAAGGACCTACTTTAGCAGAGTTGAATGCCAACGACGAAAATTTTTTAG GTGATCTAAACTTTGATGATTTATTGCTTCCTGAAGAAAACACTTATATTATATTGGAGAAAG GTATACCTTACCACAGAGACTTGGATTTACCATCTAGTGTACCTACAA gtaattttgataattacaaGTACAAAACGCCGGTTTCAGCATTGTCTCCAGAGAGTCAGAACAGTTCGAACTCATCACTTGTTCACTCCTTATCATCGCCATCGAACgtatcaaattttccaaaaaagcaCAGCACGCTTCAAGAGCTTCTAGTCAGCAAAGATCCCTACGGTTCACCTGAACATTCTATATTGGGACAGTCTTTTCCAGAAAGACGTACATTAGTTCCTGTACATAATAGATTAGGTAGGACGACAAATTCAAG ATTATCTTCTTCAGCACCAACTCATTTAGGACTCGAACAAATATGGCAACGACGCGAACCTAGGAAGCACTTGTTATCAACCAGTTCTTTAGTTGAAGCAGGTTCGACGTCTTCGTTGTCGACAGGTGGTCTACTAAGCCCAGATCCGCCAGATTTATCTCAAGATGAAGAATCTGATGAAGACAGCGACGCCCATTATGAGGATTTTTCATCAGAAAATG ATTCAGATGAGGATGATGATAGGCAACTCAAACATTCGAATAAAAGAGAAAGATACTTCTGGCAGTATAATGTTCAAGCTAAAGGACCGAAAGGACAAAGATTGGTGATGAAAAGCAAAATGGAAGATCCTCATCGACTCCATGAAGTTACCGATCCTGTCTTTAGTCCTGATTGCTCTGTTAGAGGTATCAAACATAGCGGAAAGGCTCGAAAAG gtGATGGTAACGACTTGACACCTAATGCAAGGAAATTGTATGTTATTGGGAGGGAGCTTGAAAAACTCGGTAAAATAATTAACGATATGACACCAGTTAGTGAGTTACCTTTTAACGTAAGACCTACATCtcgaaaagagaaaaataagttAGCATCCAGAGCTTGTAGACTAAAGAAAAAGGCACAGCACGAAGCTAACAAGATCAAATTAAATGGCTTGGAATATGAACACa AACGCCTCATTAATAGCATCAGTCAAGCCAAACTTATTTTGTCAGCGAAATTAGCAGAAAACACTCAAGAACGACAAGAAGAACTCACAGCTAAcgtggaaaaatatttgagaaatatagCTA aggTAAAGATAGCAGGACATACAACAGAATACGTCAACAAAGTGTTGGATAAATTTAAAGGCAATGCACAACCTATAACGTTTACAGAAGATTTgtag
- the LOC130893313 gene encoding protein CREBRF homolog isoform X1, producing MSDFSKDFFIDPGITIKQEPQFNDNTTINMSASVPIPSRRDINDYRDFNPDFENSQSPLYSDVGLNTQLQTPGVYDGSAWSLSRLISNDEMLKSEAFIHMDEDDIFQVDKADLIQGPTLAELNANDENFLGKNGDLNFDDLLLPEENTYIILEKGNSQNMTHHINNNPITSYLPQGIPYHRDLDLPSSVPTSNFDNYKYKTPVSALSPESQNSSNSSLVHSLSSPSNVSNFPKKHSTLQELLVSKDPYGSPEHSILGQSFPERRTLVPVHNRLGRTTNSRLSSSAPTHLGLEQIWQRREPRKHLLSTSSLVEAGSTSSLSTGGLLSPDPPDLSQDEESDEDSDAHYEDFSSENDSDEDDDRQLKHSNKRERYFWQYNVQAKGPKGQRLVMKSKMEDPHRLHEVTDPVFSPDCSVRGIKHSGKARKGDGNDLTPNARKLYVIGRELEKLGKIINDMTPVSELPFNVRPTSRKEKNKLASRACRLKKKAQHEANKIKLNGLEYEHKRLINSISQAKLILSAKLAENTQERQEELTANVEKYLRNIAKVKIAGHTTEYVNKVLDKFKGNAQPITFTEDL from the exons ATGAGTGATTTCAGCAAGGATTTTTTCATTGATCCCGGTATAACTATAAAGCAAGAACCACAGTTCAATGATAATACAACTATAAATATGTCGGCTAGTGTTCCTATACCGTCAAGAAGAGATATTAATGACTACAGAGATTTTAATCCCGATTTTGAAAACTCACAATCACCTTTATATTCTGATGTGGGATTAAATACTCAATTACAAACTCCTGGCGTATATGACGGTAGTGCTTGGTCTTTGAGTAGATTAATTAGCAATGATGAGATGCTTAAATCAGAAGCTTTTATACATATGGATGAAGATGATATCTTCCAAGTGGATAAGGCTGATTTAATCCAAGGACCTACTTTAGCAGAGTTGAATGCCAACGACGAAAATTTTTTAGGTAAAAatg GTGATCTAAACTTTGATGATTTATTGCTTCCTGAAGAAAACACTTATATTATATTGGAGAAAGGTAATTCACAGAATATGACTCACCATATTAACAATAATCCTATTACATCTTACCTTCCTCAAGGTATACCTTACCACAGAGACTTGGATTTACCATCTAGTGTACCTACAA gtaattttgataattacaaGTACAAAACGCCGGTTTCAGCATTGTCTCCAGAGAGTCAGAACAGTTCGAACTCATCACTTGTTCACTCCTTATCATCGCCATCGAACgtatcaaattttccaaaaaagcaCAGCACGCTTCAAGAGCTTCTAGTCAGCAAAGATCCCTACGGTTCACCTGAACATTCTATATTGGGACAGTCTTTTCCAGAAAGACGTACATTAGTTCCTGTACATAATAGATTAGGTAGGACGACAAATTCAAG ATTATCTTCTTCAGCACCAACTCATTTAGGACTCGAACAAATATGGCAACGACGCGAACCTAGGAAGCACTTGTTATCAACCAGTTCTTTAGTTGAAGCAGGTTCGACGTCTTCGTTGTCGACAGGTGGTCTACTAAGCCCAGATCCGCCAGATTTATCTCAAGATGAAGAATCTGATGAAGACAGCGACGCCCATTATGAGGATTTTTCATCAGAAAATG ATTCAGATGAGGATGATGATAGGCAACTCAAACATTCGAATAAAAGAGAAAGATACTTCTGGCAGTATAATGTTCAAGCTAAAGGACCGAAAGGACAAAGATTGGTGATGAAAAGCAAAATGGAAGATCCTCATCGACTCCATGAAGTTACCGATCCTGTCTTTAGTCCTGATTGCTCTGTTAGAGGTATCAAACATAGCGGAAAGGCTCGAAAAG gtGATGGTAACGACTTGACACCTAATGCAAGGAAATTGTATGTTATTGGGAGGGAGCTTGAAAAACTCGGTAAAATAATTAACGATATGACACCAGTTAGTGAGTTACCTTTTAACGTAAGACCTACATCtcgaaaagagaaaaataagttAGCATCCAGAGCTTGTAGACTAAAGAAAAAGGCACAGCACGAAGCTAACAAGATCAAATTAAATGGCTTGGAATATGAACACa AACGCCTCATTAATAGCATCAGTCAAGCCAAACTTATTTTGTCAGCGAAATTAGCAGAAAACACTCAAGAACGACAAGAAGAACTCACAGCTAAcgtggaaaaatatttgagaaatatagCTA aggTAAAGATAGCAGGACATACAACAGAATACGTCAACAAAGTGTTGGATAAATTTAAAGGCAATGCACAACCTATAACGTTTACAGAAGATTTgtag
- the LOC130893313 gene encoding protein CREBRF homolog isoform X5, whose protein sequence is MSDFSKDFFIDPGITIKQEPQFNDNTTINMSASVPIPSRRDINDYRDFNPDFENSQSPLYSDVGLNTQLQTPGVYDGSAWSLSRLISNDEMLKSEAFIHMDEDDIFQVDKADLIQGPTLAELNANDENFLGKNGDLNFDDLLLPEENTYIILEKGIPYHRDLDLPSSVPTSNFDNYKYKTPVSALSPESQNSSNSSLVHSLSSPSNVSNFPKKHSTLQELLVSKDPYGSPEHSILGQSFPERRTLVPVHNRLGRTTNSRLSSSAPTHLGLEQIWQRREPRKHLLSTSSLVEAGSTSSLSTGGLLSPDPPDLSQDEESDEDSDAHYEDFSSENDSDEDDDRQLKHSNKRERYFWQYNVQAKGPKGQRLVMKSKMEDPHRLHEVTDPVFSPDCSVRGIKHSGKARKGDGNDLTPNARKLYVIGRELEKLGKIINDMTPVSELPFNVRPTSRKEKNKLASRACRLKKKAQHEANKIKLNGLEYEHKRLINSISQAKLILSAKLAENTQERQEELTANVEKYLRNIAKVKIAGHTTEYVNKVLDKFKGNAQPITFTEDL, encoded by the exons ATGAGTGATTTCAGCAAGGATTTTTTCATTGATCCCGGTATAACTATAAAGCAAGAACCACAGTTCAATGATAATACAACTATAAATATGTCGGCTAGTGTTCCTATACCGTCAAGAAGAGATATTAATGACTACAGAGATTTTAATCCCGATTTTGAAAACTCACAATCACCTTTATATTCTGATGTGGGATTAAATACTCAATTACAAACTCCTGGCGTATATGACGGTAGTGCTTGGTCTTTGAGTAGATTAATTAGCAATGATGAGATGCTTAAATCAGAAGCTTTTATACATATGGATGAAGATGATATCTTCCAAGTGGATAAGGCTGATTTAATCCAAGGACCTACTTTAGCAGAGTTGAATGCCAACGACGAAAATTTTTTAGGTAAAAatg GTGATCTAAACTTTGATGATTTATTGCTTCCTGAAGAAAACACTTATATTATATTGGAGAAAG GTATACCTTACCACAGAGACTTGGATTTACCATCTAGTGTACCTACAA gtaattttgataattacaaGTACAAAACGCCGGTTTCAGCATTGTCTCCAGAGAGTCAGAACAGTTCGAACTCATCACTTGTTCACTCCTTATCATCGCCATCGAACgtatcaaattttccaaaaaagcaCAGCACGCTTCAAGAGCTTCTAGTCAGCAAAGATCCCTACGGTTCACCTGAACATTCTATATTGGGACAGTCTTTTCCAGAAAGACGTACATTAGTTCCTGTACATAATAGATTAGGTAGGACGACAAATTCAAG ATTATCTTCTTCAGCACCAACTCATTTAGGACTCGAACAAATATGGCAACGACGCGAACCTAGGAAGCACTTGTTATCAACCAGTTCTTTAGTTGAAGCAGGTTCGACGTCTTCGTTGTCGACAGGTGGTCTACTAAGCCCAGATCCGCCAGATTTATCTCAAGATGAAGAATCTGATGAAGACAGCGACGCCCATTATGAGGATTTTTCATCAGAAAATG ATTCAGATGAGGATGATGATAGGCAACTCAAACATTCGAATAAAAGAGAAAGATACTTCTGGCAGTATAATGTTCAAGCTAAAGGACCGAAAGGACAAAGATTGGTGATGAAAAGCAAAATGGAAGATCCTCATCGACTCCATGAAGTTACCGATCCTGTCTTTAGTCCTGATTGCTCTGTTAGAGGTATCAAACATAGCGGAAAGGCTCGAAAAG gtGATGGTAACGACTTGACACCTAATGCAAGGAAATTGTATGTTATTGGGAGGGAGCTTGAAAAACTCGGTAAAATAATTAACGATATGACACCAGTTAGTGAGTTACCTTTTAACGTAAGACCTACATCtcgaaaagagaaaaataagttAGCATCCAGAGCTTGTAGACTAAAGAAAAAGGCACAGCACGAAGCTAACAAGATCAAATTAAATGGCTTGGAATATGAACACa AACGCCTCATTAATAGCATCAGTCAAGCCAAACTTATTTTGTCAGCGAAATTAGCAGAAAACACTCAAGAACGACAAGAAGAACTCACAGCTAAcgtggaaaaatatttgagaaatatagCTA aggTAAAGATAGCAGGACATACAACAGAATACGTCAACAAAGTGTTGGATAAATTTAAAGGCAATGCACAACCTATAACGTTTACAGAAGATTTgtag
- the LOC130893313 gene encoding protein CREBRF homolog isoform X3, producing the protein MSDFSKDFFIDPGITIKQEPQFNDNTTINMSASVPIPSRRDINDYRDFNPDFENSQSPLYSDVGLNTQLQTPGVYDGSAWSLSRLISNDEMLKSEAFIHMDEDDIFQVDKADLIQGPTLAELNANDENFLGKNGDLNFDDLLLPEENTYIILEKGNSQNMTHHINNNPITSYLPQGIPYHRDLDLPSSVPTTLSPESQNSSNSSLVHSLSSPSNVSNFPKKHSTLQELLVSKDPYGSPEHSILGQSFPERRTLVPVHNRLGRTTNSRLSSSAPTHLGLEQIWQRREPRKHLLSTSSLVEAGSTSSLSTGGLLSPDPPDLSQDEESDEDSDAHYEDFSSENDSDEDDDRQLKHSNKRERYFWQYNVQAKGPKGQRLVMKSKMEDPHRLHEVTDPVFSPDCSVRGIKHSGKARKGDGNDLTPNARKLYVIGRELEKLGKIINDMTPVSELPFNVRPTSRKEKNKLASRACRLKKKAQHEANKIKLNGLEYEHKRLINSISQAKLILSAKLAENTQERQEELTANVEKYLRNIAKVKIAGHTTEYVNKVLDKFKGNAQPITFTEDL; encoded by the exons ATGAGTGATTTCAGCAAGGATTTTTTCATTGATCCCGGTATAACTATAAAGCAAGAACCACAGTTCAATGATAATACAACTATAAATATGTCGGCTAGTGTTCCTATACCGTCAAGAAGAGATATTAATGACTACAGAGATTTTAATCCCGATTTTGAAAACTCACAATCACCTTTATATTCTGATGTGGGATTAAATACTCAATTACAAACTCCTGGCGTATATGACGGTAGTGCTTGGTCTTTGAGTAGATTAATTAGCAATGATGAGATGCTTAAATCAGAAGCTTTTATACATATGGATGAAGATGATATCTTCCAAGTGGATAAGGCTGATTTAATCCAAGGACCTACTTTAGCAGAGTTGAATGCCAACGACGAAAATTTTTTAGGTAAAAatg GTGATCTAAACTTTGATGATTTATTGCTTCCTGAAGAAAACACTTATATTATATTGGAGAAAGGTAATTCACAGAATATGACTCACCATATTAACAATAATCCTATTACATCTTACCTTCCTCAAGGTATACCTTACCACAGAGACTTGGATTTACCATCTAGTGTACCTACAA CATTGTCTCCAGAGAGTCAGAACAGTTCGAACTCATCACTTGTTCACTCCTTATCATCGCCATCGAACgtatcaaattttccaaaaaagcaCAGCACGCTTCAAGAGCTTCTAGTCAGCAAAGATCCCTACGGTTCACCTGAACATTCTATATTGGGACAGTCTTTTCCAGAAAGACGTACATTAGTTCCTGTACATAATAGATTAGGTAGGACGACAAATTCAAG ATTATCTTCTTCAGCACCAACTCATTTAGGACTCGAACAAATATGGCAACGACGCGAACCTAGGAAGCACTTGTTATCAACCAGTTCTTTAGTTGAAGCAGGTTCGACGTCTTCGTTGTCGACAGGTGGTCTACTAAGCCCAGATCCGCCAGATTTATCTCAAGATGAAGAATCTGATGAAGACAGCGACGCCCATTATGAGGATTTTTCATCAGAAAATG ATTCAGATGAGGATGATGATAGGCAACTCAAACATTCGAATAAAAGAGAAAGATACTTCTGGCAGTATAATGTTCAAGCTAAAGGACCGAAAGGACAAAGATTGGTGATGAAAAGCAAAATGGAAGATCCTCATCGACTCCATGAAGTTACCGATCCTGTCTTTAGTCCTGATTGCTCTGTTAGAGGTATCAAACATAGCGGAAAGGCTCGAAAAG gtGATGGTAACGACTTGACACCTAATGCAAGGAAATTGTATGTTATTGGGAGGGAGCTTGAAAAACTCGGTAAAATAATTAACGATATGACACCAGTTAGTGAGTTACCTTTTAACGTAAGACCTACATCtcgaaaagagaaaaataagttAGCATCCAGAGCTTGTAGACTAAAGAAAAAGGCACAGCACGAAGCTAACAAGATCAAATTAAATGGCTTGGAATATGAACACa AACGCCTCATTAATAGCATCAGTCAAGCCAAACTTATTTTGTCAGCGAAATTAGCAGAAAACACTCAAGAACGACAAGAAGAACTCACAGCTAAcgtggaaaaatatttgagaaatatagCTA aggTAAAGATAGCAGGACATACAACAGAATACGTCAACAAAGTGTTGGATAAATTTAAAGGCAATGCACAACCTATAACGTTTACAGAAGATTTgtag
- the LOC130893313 gene encoding protein CREBRF homolog isoform X7: MSDFSKDFFIDPGITIKQEPQFNDNTTINMSASVPIPSRRDINDYRDFNPDFENSQSPLYSDVGLNTQLQTPGVYDGSAWSLSRLISNDEMLKSEAFIHMDEDDIFQVDKADLIQGPTLAELNANDENFLGKNGDLNFDDLLLPEENTYIILEKGIPYHRDLDLPSSVPTTLSPESQNSSNSSLVHSLSSPSNVSNFPKKHSTLQELLVSKDPYGSPEHSILGQSFPERRTLVPVHNRLGRTTNSRLSSSAPTHLGLEQIWQRREPRKHLLSTSSLVEAGSTSSLSTGGLLSPDPPDLSQDEESDEDSDAHYEDFSSENDSDEDDDRQLKHSNKRERYFWQYNVQAKGPKGQRLVMKSKMEDPHRLHEVTDPVFSPDCSVRGIKHSGKARKGDGNDLTPNARKLYVIGRELEKLGKIINDMTPVSELPFNVRPTSRKEKNKLASRACRLKKKAQHEANKIKLNGLEYEHKRLINSISQAKLILSAKLAENTQERQEELTANVEKYLRNIAKVKIAGHTTEYVNKVLDKFKGNAQPITFTEDL; this comes from the exons ATGAGTGATTTCAGCAAGGATTTTTTCATTGATCCCGGTATAACTATAAAGCAAGAACCACAGTTCAATGATAATACAACTATAAATATGTCGGCTAGTGTTCCTATACCGTCAAGAAGAGATATTAATGACTACAGAGATTTTAATCCCGATTTTGAAAACTCACAATCACCTTTATATTCTGATGTGGGATTAAATACTCAATTACAAACTCCTGGCGTATATGACGGTAGTGCTTGGTCTTTGAGTAGATTAATTAGCAATGATGAGATGCTTAAATCAGAAGCTTTTATACATATGGATGAAGATGATATCTTCCAAGTGGATAAGGCTGATTTAATCCAAGGACCTACTTTAGCAGAGTTGAATGCCAACGACGAAAATTTTTTAGGTAAAAatg GTGATCTAAACTTTGATGATTTATTGCTTCCTGAAGAAAACACTTATATTATATTGGAGAAAG GTATACCTTACCACAGAGACTTGGATTTACCATCTAGTGTACCTACAA CATTGTCTCCAGAGAGTCAGAACAGTTCGAACTCATCACTTGTTCACTCCTTATCATCGCCATCGAACgtatcaaattttccaaaaaagcaCAGCACGCTTCAAGAGCTTCTAGTCAGCAAAGATCCCTACGGTTCACCTGAACATTCTATATTGGGACAGTCTTTTCCAGAAAGACGTACATTAGTTCCTGTACATAATAGATTAGGTAGGACGACAAATTCAAG ATTATCTTCTTCAGCACCAACTCATTTAGGACTCGAACAAATATGGCAACGACGCGAACCTAGGAAGCACTTGTTATCAACCAGTTCTTTAGTTGAAGCAGGTTCGACGTCTTCGTTGTCGACAGGTGGTCTACTAAGCCCAGATCCGCCAGATTTATCTCAAGATGAAGAATCTGATGAAGACAGCGACGCCCATTATGAGGATTTTTCATCAGAAAATG ATTCAGATGAGGATGATGATAGGCAACTCAAACATTCGAATAAAAGAGAAAGATACTTCTGGCAGTATAATGTTCAAGCTAAAGGACCGAAAGGACAAAGATTGGTGATGAAAAGCAAAATGGAAGATCCTCATCGACTCCATGAAGTTACCGATCCTGTCTTTAGTCCTGATTGCTCTGTTAGAGGTATCAAACATAGCGGAAAGGCTCGAAAAG gtGATGGTAACGACTTGACACCTAATGCAAGGAAATTGTATGTTATTGGGAGGGAGCTTGAAAAACTCGGTAAAATAATTAACGATATGACACCAGTTAGTGAGTTACCTTTTAACGTAAGACCTACATCtcgaaaagagaaaaataagttAGCATCCAGAGCTTGTAGACTAAAGAAAAAGGCACAGCACGAAGCTAACAAGATCAAATTAAATGGCTTGGAATATGAACACa AACGCCTCATTAATAGCATCAGTCAAGCCAAACTTATTTTGTCAGCGAAATTAGCAGAAAACACTCAAGAACGACAAGAAGAACTCACAGCTAAcgtggaaaaatatttgagaaatatagCTA aggTAAAGATAGCAGGACATACAACAGAATACGTCAACAAAGTGTTGGATAAATTTAAAGGCAATGCACAACCTATAACGTTTACAGAAGATTTgtag
- the LOC130893313 gene encoding protein CREBRF homolog isoform X2: MSDFSKDFFIDPGITIKQEPQFNDNTTINMSASVPIPSRRDINDYRDFNPDFENSQSPLYSDVGLNTQLQTPGVYDGSAWSLSRLISNDEMLKSEAFIHMDEDDIFQVDKADLIQGPTLAELNANDENFLGDLNFDDLLLPEENTYIILEKGNSQNMTHHINNNPITSYLPQGIPYHRDLDLPSSVPTSNFDNYKYKTPVSALSPESQNSSNSSLVHSLSSPSNVSNFPKKHSTLQELLVSKDPYGSPEHSILGQSFPERRTLVPVHNRLGRTTNSRLSSSAPTHLGLEQIWQRREPRKHLLSTSSLVEAGSTSSLSTGGLLSPDPPDLSQDEESDEDSDAHYEDFSSENDSDEDDDRQLKHSNKRERYFWQYNVQAKGPKGQRLVMKSKMEDPHRLHEVTDPVFSPDCSVRGIKHSGKARKGDGNDLTPNARKLYVIGRELEKLGKIINDMTPVSELPFNVRPTSRKEKNKLASRACRLKKKAQHEANKIKLNGLEYEHKRLINSISQAKLILSAKLAENTQERQEELTANVEKYLRNIAKVKIAGHTTEYVNKVLDKFKGNAQPITFTEDL; this comes from the exons ATGAGTGATTTCAGCAAGGATTTTTTCATTGATCCCGGTATAACTATAAAGCAAGAACCACAGTTCAATGATAATACAACTATAAATATGTCGGCTAGTGTTCCTATACCGTCAAGAAGAGATATTAATGACTACAGAGATTTTAATCCCGATTTTGAAAACTCACAATCACCTTTATATTCTGATGTGGGATTAAATACTCAATTACAAACTCCTGGCGTATATGACGGTAGTGCTTGGTCTTTGAGTAGATTAATTAGCAATGATGAGATGCTTAAATCAGAAGCTTTTATACATATGGATGAAGATGATATCTTCCAAGTGGATAAGGCTGATTTAATCCAAGGACCTACTTTAGCAGAGTTGAATGCCAACGACGAAAATTTTTTAG GTGATCTAAACTTTGATGATTTATTGCTTCCTGAAGAAAACACTTATATTATATTGGAGAAAGGTAATTCACAGAATATGACTCACCATATTAACAATAATCCTATTACATCTTACCTTCCTCAAGGTATACCTTACCACAGAGACTTGGATTTACCATCTAGTGTACCTACAA gtaattttgataattacaaGTACAAAACGCCGGTTTCAGCATTGTCTCCAGAGAGTCAGAACAGTTCGAACTCATCACTTGTTCACTCCTTATCATCGCCATCGAACgtatcaaattttccaaaaaagcaCAGCACGCTTCAAGAGCTTCTAGTCAGCAAAGATCCCTACGGTTCACCTGAACATTCTATATTGGGACAGTCTTTTCCAGAAAGACGTACATTAGTTCCTGTACATAATAGATTAGGTAGGACGACAAATTCAAG ATTATCTTCTTCAGCACCAACTCATTTAGGACTCGAACAAATATGGCAACGACGCGAACCTAGGAAGCACTTGTTATCAACCAGTTCTTTAGTTGAAGCAGGTTCGACGTCTTCGTTGTCGACAGGTGGTCTACTAAGCCCAGATCCGCCAGATTTATCTCAAGATGAAGAATCTGATGAAGACAGCGACGCCCATTATGAGGATTTTTCATCAGAAAATG ATTCAGATGAGGATGATGATAGGCAACTCAAACATTCGAATAAAAGAGAAAGATACTTCTGGCAGTATAATGTTCAAGCTAAAGGACCGAAAGGACAAAGATTGGTGATGAAAAGCAAAATGGAAGATCCTCATCGACTCCATGAAGTTACCGATCCTGTCTTTAGTCCTGATTGCTCTGTTAGAGGTATCAAACATAGCGGAAAGGCTCGAAAAG gtGATGGTAACGACTTGACACCTAATGCAAGGAAATTGTATGTTATTGGGAGGGAGCTTGAAAAACTCGGTAAAATAATTAACGATATGACACCAGTTAGTGAGTTACCTTTTAACGTAAGACCTACATCtcgaaaagagaaaaataagttAGCATCCAGAGCTTGTAGACTAAAGAAAAAGGCACAGCACGAAGCTAACAAGATCAAATTAAATGGCTTGGAATATGAACACa AACGCCTCATTAATAGCATCAGTCAAGCCAAACTTATTTTGTCAGCGAAATTAGCAGAAAACACTCAAGAACGACAAGAAGAACTCACAGCTAAcgtggaaaaatatttgagaaatatagCTA aggTAAAGATAGCAGGACATACAACAGAATACGTCAACAAAGTGTTGGATAAATTTAAAGGCAATGCACAACCTATAACGTTTACAGAAGATTTgtag